The Macaca nemestrina isolate mMacNem1 chromosome 6, mMacNem.hap1, whole genome shotgun sequence genome window below encodes:
- the LOC105464574 gene encoding solute carrier family 12 member 7 isoform X5, translating into MSQRFLVTPAAGDAGPRAEEGGSQRPIPSPRWAPDPGLDPAAAPEPPSEDPLPILRYCREPGRYGDGNPRENSPFLNNVEAEQESFFEGKNMALFEEEMDSNPMVSSLLNKLANYTNLSQGVVEHEEDEESRRREAKAPRMGTFIGVYLPCLQNILGVILFLRLTWIVGVAGVLESFLIVAMCCTCTMLTAISMSAIATNGVVPAGGSYYMISRSLGPEFGGAVGLCFYLGTTFAGAMYILGTIEILLTYISPGAAIFQAEAAGGEAAAMLHNMRVYGTCTLVLMALVVFVGVKYVNKLALVFLACVVLSILAIYAGVIKSAFDPPDIPVCLLGNRTLSRRSFGACVKAYVTDNNSAASALWGLFCNGSQPGATCDEYFIQNNVTEIQGIPGAASGVFLENLWSTYAHAGAFVEKKGVPSVPVAEESRASTLPYVLTDIAASFTLLVGIYFPSVTGIMAGSNRSGDLKDAQKSIPTGTILAIVTTSFIYLSCIVLFGACIEGVVLRDKFGEALQGNLVIGMLAWPSPWVIVIGSFFSTCGAGLQSLTGAPRLLQAIARDGIIPFLRVFGHGKANGEPTWALLLTVLICETGILIASLDSVAPILSMFFLMCYLFVNLACAVQTLLRTPNWRPRFKFYHWTLSFLGMSLCLALMFICSWYYALSAMLIAGCIYKYIEYRGAEKEWGDGIRGLSLNAARYALLRVEHGPPHTKNWRPQVLVMLNLDAEQAVKHPRLLSFTSQLKAGKGLTIVGSVLEGTYLDKHTEAQRAEENIRSLMSAEKAKGFCQLVVSSSLRDGMSHLIQSAGLGGLKHNTVLMAWPASWKQEDNPFSWKNFVDTVRDTTTAHQALLVAKNVDSFPQNQERFSGGCIDVWWIVHDGGMLMLLPFLLRQHKVWRKCRMRIFTVAQVDDNSIQMKKDLQMFLYHLRISAEVEVVEMVENDISAFTYERTLMMEQRSQMLKQMQLSKNEREREAQLIHDRNSASHTAAAARTQAPPTPDKVQMTWTREKLIAEKYRNRDTSLSGFKDLFSMKPEWGNL; encoded by the exons GAGATGGAAATCCAAGAGAAAACAGCCCATTCCTCAACAATGTTGAGGCGGAACAGGAGAGTTTCTTTGAAGGGAAGAACATGGCACTTTTCGAG GAGGAGATGGACAGCAACCCCATGGTGTCCTCACTGCTCAACAAGCTGGCCAACTACACCAACCTGAGCCAGGGCGTGGTGGAGCATGAGGAGGACGAGGAGAGCCGGCGGCGCGAGGCCAAG GCTCCGCGCATGGGCACCTTCATTGGCGTCTACCTGCCGTGCCTGCAGAACATCCTGGGCGTCATCCTCTTCCTGCGCCTGACGTGGATCGTGGGGGTGGCTGGTGTCCTGGAGTCCTTCCTCATCGTGGCCATGTGCTGCACCTGC ACAATGCTGACCGCCATTTCCATGAGTGCGATCGCTACCAACGGCGTGGTGCCAG CTGGCGGCTCCTACTACATGATATCGCGCTCGCTGGGACCCGAGTTCGGAGGCGCTGTCGGCCTCTGCTTCTACCTGGGCACGACGTTCGCAGGGGCCATGTATATTCTGGGGACCATCGAGATCCTTCTG ACATACATCTCCCCGGGTGCGGCCATCTTCCAGGCAGAGGCTGCGGGTGGCGAGGCGGCCGCCATGCTGCACAACATGCGTGTGTATGGCACGTGCACGCTGGTGCTCATGGCCCTGGTGGTCTTCGTGGGCGTCAAGTACGTCAACAAGCTGGCGCTGGTCTTCCTGGCCTGCGTCGTGCTGTCCATCCTGGCCATCTACGCCGGCGTCATCAAGTCTGCCTTCGACCCCCCGGACATCCC ggtctgcctcctggggaacCGCACGCTGTCTCGGCGCAGCTTTGGTGCCTGCGTCAAGGCCTACGTCACCGACAACAACTCAGCCGCCTCTGCACTCTGGGGCCTCTTCTGTAACGGCTCCCAGCCCGGCGCCACGTGTGACGAGTACTTCATCCAGAACAATGTCACCGAAATCCAGGGCATCCCGGGCGCGGCCAGCGGCGTCTTCCTGG AGAACCTGTGGAGTACGTACGCGCACGCAGGGGCGTTTGTGGAGAAGAAAGGTGTGCCCTCGGTGCCTGTGGCAGAGGAGAGCCGCGCCAGCACGCTGCCCTACGTGCTCACCGACATTGCGGCCTCCTTTACCCTCCTGGTTGGCATCTACTTCCCCTCCGTGACCG GTATCATGGCGGGTTCAAACCGGTCCGGGGACCTCAAGGATGCGCAGAAGTCCATCCCCAcggggaccatcctggccatagTGACCACGTCTTTCATCT ATCTCTCCTGCATTGTGCTGTTTGGGGCCTGCATCGAAGGTGTGGTCTTACGAGATAA GTTCGGGGAGGCCCTGCAGGGGAACCTGGTCATCGGCATGCTGGCCTGGCCCTCCCCCTGGGTCATCGTCATCGGCTCCTTCTTCTCCACCTGCGGCGCCGGCCTGCAGAGCCTCACGGGGGCACCGCGCCTGCTGCAGGCCATTGCCCGTGATGGCATCATCCCCTTCCTGCGG GTGTTTGGCCACGGGAAGGCCAACGGGGAGCCCACGTGGGCGTTGTTGCTGACGGTCCTCATCTGTGAGACTGGCATCCTTATTGCCTCCCTGGACAGCGTGGCCCCGATCCTCTCCAT GTTCTTCCTCATGTGCTACCTGTTCGTGAACCTGGCCTGCGCCGTGCAGACCCTGCTACGTACCCCCAACTGGCGTCCACGCTTCAAGTTCTACCACTG GACCCTGTCCTTCCTGGGCATGAGCCTGTGCCTGGCACTGATGTTCATCTGCTCCTGGTACTATGCGCTGTCCGCCATGCTCATCGCTGGCTGCATCTACAAGTACATCGAGTACCGCGG TGCCGAGAAGGAGTGGGGCGACGGCATCCGCGGCCTGTCCCTGAACGCTGCCCGCTATGCCCTGCTGCGTGTGGAGCACGGGCCTCCCCACACCAAGAACTGGAG gccccaggtgctggtgatgCTGAACCTGGACGCAGAGCAGGCTGTGAAGCACCCCCGCCTGCTGTCCTTCACATCTCAGCTGAAGGCCGGCAAGGGCCTGACCATCGTGGGCTCGGTGCTGGAGGGGACGTACCTGGACAAGCACACAGAGGCACAGCGGGCCgaggag AACATTCGGTCCCTGATGAGTGCAGAGAAGGCCAAGGGTTTCTGCCAGCTGGTGGTCTCGTCCAGCCTGCGGGACGGCATGTCCCACCTGATCCAGTCGGCCGGCCTGGGCGGCCTGAAGCACAACACAGTGCTCATGGCCTGGCCTGCGTCCTGGAAGCAGGAGGACAACCCCTTCTCCTGGAAGAACTTCGTGG ACACCGTCCGCGACACCACCACCGCGCACCAGGCTCTGCTGGTGGCCAAGAACGTCGACTCGTTTCCGCAAAACCAGGAGCGCTTCAGCGGGGGCTGCATCGACGTGTGGTGGATCGTGCACGACGGCGGCATGCTCATGCTGCTGCCCTTCCTGCTGCGCCAGCACAAG GTGTGGAGGAAGTGCCGGATGCGCATCTTCACCGTGGCCCAGGTGGACGACAACAGCATCCAGATGAAGAAAGACCTGCAGATGTTCCTGTACCACCTGCGCATCAGCGCcgaggtggaggtggtggagaTG GTTGAAAACGACATTTCTGCTTTCACCTACGAGAGGACACTCATGATGGAGCAGAGGTCACAGATGCTGAAGCAGATGCAGCTGTCCAAGAACGAGCGGGAGCGAGAG gcccagctgatcCACGACAGGAACAGTGCGTCCCACACCGCAGCAGCGGCCAGGACCCAAGCGCCGCCTACGCCAGACAAGGTGCAGATGACCTGGACCAGGGAGAAGCTGATTGCCGAGAAGTACAGGAACAGAGACACCAGCCTGTCTGGGTTCAAAGACCTCTTCAGCATGAAGCC AGAATGGGGAAACCTGTAA
- the LOC105464574 gene encoding solute carrier family 12 member 7 isoform X1, which translates to MSQRFLVTPAAGDAGPRAEEGGSQRPIPSPRWAPDPGLDPAAAPEPPSEDPLPILRYCREPGRYGDGNPRENSPFLNNVEAEQESFFEGKNMALFEEEMDSNPMVSSLLNKLANYTNLSQGVVEHEEDEESRRREAKAPRMGTFIGVYLPCLQNILGVILFLRLTWIVGVAGVLESFLIVAMCCTCTMLTAISMSAIATNGVVPAGGSYYMISRSLGPEFGGAVGLCFYLGTTFAGAMYILGTIEILLTYISPGAAIFQAEAAGGEAAAMLHNMRVYGTCTLVLMALVVFVGVKYVNKLALVFLACVVLSILAIYAGVIKSAFDPPDIPVCLLGNRTLSRRSFGACVKAYVTDNNSAASALWGLFCNGSQPGATCDEYFIQNNVTEIQGIPGAASGVFLENLWSTYAHAGAFVEKKGVPSVPVAEESRASTLPYVLTDIAASFTLLVGIYFPSVTGIMAGSNRSGDLKDAQKSIPTGTILAIVTTSFIYLSCIVLFGACIEGVVLRDKFGEALQGNLVIGMLAWPSPWVIVIGSFFSTCGAGLQSLTGAPRLLQAIARDGIIPFLRVFGHGKANGEPTWALLLTVLICETGILIASLDSVAPILSMFFLMCYLFVNLACAVQTLLRTPNWRPRFKFYHWTLSFLGMSLCLALMFICSWYYALSAMLIAGCIYKYIEYRGAEKEWGDGIRGLSLNAARYALLRVEHGPPHTKNWRPQVLVMLNLDAEQAVKHPRLLSFTSQLKAGKGLTIVGSVLEGTYLDKHTEAQRAEENIRSLMSAEKAKGFCQLVVSSSLRDGMSHLIQSAGLGGLKHNTVLMAWPASWKQEDNPFSWKNFVDTVRDTTTAHQALLVAKNVDSFPQNQERFSGGCIDVWWIVHDGGMLMLLPFLLRQHKVWRKCRMRIFTVAQVDDNSIQMKKDLQMFLYHLRISAEVEVVEMVENDISAFTYERTLMMEQRSQMLKQMQLSKNEREREAQLIHDRNSASHTAAAARTQAPPTPDKVQMTWTREKLIAEKYRNRDTSLSGFKDLFSMKPDQSNVRRMHTAVKLNGVVLNKSQDAQLVLLNMPGPPKNRQGDENYMEFLEVLTEGLNRVLLVRGGGREVITIYS; encoded by the exons GAGATGGAAATCCAAGAGAAAACAGCCCATTCCTCAACAATGTTGAGGCGGAACAGGAGAGTTTCTTTGAAGGGAAGAACATGGCACTTTTCGAG GAGGAGATGGACAGCAACCCCATGGTGTCCTCACTGCTCAACAAGCTGGCCAACTACACCAACCTGAGCCAGGGCGTGGTGGAGCATGAGGAGGACGAGGAGAGCCGGCGGCGCGAGGCCAAG GCTCCGCGCATGGGCACCTTCATTGGCGTCTACCTGCCGTGCCTGCAGAACATCCTGGGCGTCATCCTCTTCCTGCGCCTGACGTGGATCGTGGGGGTGGCTGGTGTCCTGGAGTCCTTCCTCATCGTGGCCATGTGCTGCACCTGC ACAATGCTGACCGCCATTTCCATGAGTGCGATCGCTACCAACGGCGTGGTGCCAG CTGGCGGCTCCTACTACATGATATCGCGCTCGCTGGGACCCGAGTTCGGAGGCGCTGTCGGCCTCTGCTTCTACCTGGGCACGACGTTCGCAGGGGCCATGTATATTCTGGGGACCATCGAGATCCTTCTG ACATACATCTCCCCGGGTGCGGCCATCTTCCAGGCAGAGGCTGCGGGTGGCGAGGCGGCCGCCATGCTGCACAACATGCGTGTGTATGGCACGTGCACGCTGGTGCTCATGGCCCTGGTGGTCTTCGTGGGCGTCAAGTACGTCAACAAGCTGGCGCTGGTCTTCCTGGCCTGCGTCGTGCTGTCCATCCTGGCCATCTACGCCGGCGTCATCAAGTCTGCCTTCGACCCCCCGGACATCCC ggtctgcctcctggggaacCGCACGCTGTCTCGGCGCAGCTTTGGTGCCTGCGTCAAGGCCTACGTCACCGACAACAACTCAGCCGCCTCTGCACTCTGGGGCCTCTTCTGTAACGGCTCCCAGCCCGGCGCCACGTGTGACGAGTACTTCATCCAGAACAATGTCACCGAAATCCAGGGCATCCCGGGCGCGGCCAGCGGCGTCTTCCTGG AGAACCTGTGGAGTACGTACGCGCACGCAGGGGCGTTTGTGGAGAAGAAAGGTGTGCCCTCGGTGCCTGTGGCAGAGGAGAGCCGCGCCAGCACGCTGCCCTACGTGCTCACCGACATTGCGGCCTCCTTTACCCTCCTGGTTGGCATCTACTTCCCCTCCGTGACCG GTATCATGGCGGGTTCAAACCGGTCCGGGGACCTCAAGGATGCGCAGAAGTCCATCCCCAcggggaccatcctggccatagTGACCACGTCTTTCATCT ATCTCTCCTGCATTGTGCTGTTTGGGGCCTGCATCGAAGGTGTGGTCTTACGAGATAA GTTCGGGGAGGCCCTGCAGGGGAACCTGGTCATCGGCATGCTGGCCTGGCCCTCCCCCTGGGTCATCGTCATCGGCTCCTTCTTCTCCACCTGCGGCGCCGGCCTGCAGAGCCTCACGGGGGCACCGCGCCTGCTGCAGGCCATTGCCCGTGATGGCATCATCCCCTTCCTGCGG GTGTTTGGCCACGGGAAGGCCAACGGGGAGCCCACGTGGGCGTTGTTGCTGACGGTCCTCATCTGTGAGACTGGCATCCTTATTGCCTCCCTGGACAGCGTGGCCCCGATCCTCTCCAT GTTCTTCCTCATGTGCTACCTGTTCGTGAACCTGGCCTGCGCCGTGCAGACCCTGCTACGTACCCCCAACTGGCGTCCACGCTTCAAGTTCTACCACTG GACCCTGTCCTTCCTGGGCATGAGCCTGTGCCTGGCACTGATGTTCATCTGCTCCTGGTACTATGCGCTGTCCGCCATGCTCATCGCTGGCTGCATCTACAAGTACATCGAGTACCGCGG TGCCGAGAAGGAGTGGGGCGACGGCATCCGCGGCCTGTCCCTGAACGCTGCCCGCTATGCCCTGCTGCGTGTGGAGCACGGGCCTCCCCACACCAAGAACTGGAG gccccaggtgctggtgatgCTGAACCTGGACGCAGAGCAGGCTGTGAAGCACCCCCGCCTGCTGTCCTTCACATCTCAGCTGAAGGCCGGCAAGGGCCTGACCATCGTGGGCTCGGTGCTGGAGGGGACGTACCTGGACAAGCACACAGAGGCACAGCGGGCCgaggag AACATTCGGTCCCTGATGAGTGCAGAGAAGGCCAAGGGTTTCTGCCAGCTGGTGGTCTCGTCCAGCCTGCGGGACGGCATGTCCCACCTGATCCAGTCGGCCGGCCTGGGCGGCCTGAAGCACAACACAGTGCTCATGGCCTGGCCTGCGTCCTGGAAGCAGGAGGACAACCCCTTCTCCTGGAAGAACTTCGTGG ACACCGTCCGCGACACCACCACCGCGCACCAGGCTCTGCTGGTGGCCAAGAACGTCGACTCGTTTCCGCAAAACCAGGAGCGCTTCAGCGGGGGCTGCATCGACGTGTGGTGGATCGTGCACGACGGCGGCATGCTCATGCTGCTGCCCTTCCTGCTGCGCCAGCACAAG GTGTGGAGGAAGTGCCGGATGCGCATCTTCACCGTGGCCCAGGTGGACGACAACAGCATCCAGATGAAGAAAGACCTGCAGATGTTCCTGTACCACCTGCGCATCAGCGCcgaggtggaggtggtggagaTG GTTGAAAACGACATTTCTGCTTTCACCTACGAGAGGACACTCATGATGGAGCAGAGGTCACAGATGCTGAAGCAGATGCAGCTGTCCAAGAACGAGCGGGAGCGAGAG gcccagctgatcCACGACAGGAACAGTGCGTCCCACACCGCAGCAGCGGCCAGGACCCAAGCGCCGCCTACGCCAGACAAGGTGCAGATGACCTGGACCAGGGAGAAGCTGATTGCCGAGAAGTACAGGAACAGAGACACCAGCCTGTCTGGGTTCAAAGACCTCTTCAGCATGAAGCC GGACCAGTCCAATGTCAGGCGGATGCACACGGCTGTGAAGCTCAATGGCGTCGTCCTCAACAAGTCCCAGGACGCACAACTGGTCCTGCTCAACATGCCAGGGCCCCCCAAAAACCGGCAGGGAGACGAGAACT ACATGGAGTTTCTTGAGGTCCTGACCGAGGGGCTGAACAGAGTCCTCCTGGTCAGGGGTGGCGGCCGGGAGGTGATCACCATCTACTCCTAA
- the LOC105464574 gene encoding solute carrier family 12 member 7 isoform X2: protein MPTNFTVVPVEARADDGGDEAAERTEAPGTPEGPEPERPSPGDGNPRENSPFLNNVEAEQESFFEGKNMALFEEEMDSNPMVSSLLNKLANYTNLSQGVVEHEEDEESRRREAKAPRMGTFIGVYLPCLQNILGVILFLRLTWIVGVAGVLESFLIVAMCCTCTMLTAISMSAIATNGVVPAGGSYYMISRSLGPEFGGAVGLCFYLGTTFAGAMYILGTIEILLTYISPGAAIFQAEAAGGEAAAMLHNMRVYGTCTLVLMALVVFVGVKYVNKLALVFLACVVLSILAIYAGVIKSAFDPPDIPVCLLGNRTLSRRSFGACVKAYVTDNNSAASALWGLFCNGSQPGATCDEYFIQNNVTEIQGIPGAASGVFLENLWSTYAHAGAFVEKKGVPSVPVAEESRASTLPYVLTDIAASFTLLVGIYFPSVTGIMAGSNRSGDLKDAQKSIPTGTILAIVTTSFIYLSCIVLFGACIEGVVLRDKFGEALQGNLVIGMLAWPSPWVIVIGSFFSTCGAGLQSLTGAPRLLQAIARDGIIPFLRVFGHGKANGEPTWALLLTVLICETGILIASLDSVAPILSMFFLMCYLFVNLACAVQTLLRTPNWRPRFKFYHWTLSFLGMSLCLALMFICSWYYALSAMLIAGCIYKYIEYRGAEKEWGDGIRGLSLNAARYALLRVEHGPPHTKNWRPQVLVMLNLDAEQAVKHPRLLSFTSQLKAGKGLTIVGSVLEGTYLDKHTEAQRAEENIRSLMSAEKAKGFCQLVVSSSLRDGMSHLIQSAGLGGLKHNTVLMAWPASWKQEDNPFSWKNFVDTVRDTTTAHQALLVAKNVDSFPQNQERFSGGCIDVWWIVHDGGMLMLLPFLLRQHKVWRKCRMRIFTVAQVDDNSIQMKKDLQMFLYHLRISAEVEVVEMVENDISAFTYERTLMMEQRSQMLKQMQLSKNEREREAQLIHDRNSASHTAAAARTQAPPTPDKVQMTWTREKLIAEKYRNRDTSLSGFKDLFSMKPDQSNVRRMHTAVKLNGVVLNKSQDAQLVLLNMPGPPKNRQGDENYMEFLEVLTEGLNRVLLVRGGGREVITIYS, encoded by the exons GAGATGGAAATCCAAGAGAAAACAGCCCATTCCTCAACAATGTTGAGGCGGAACAGGAGAGTTTCTTTGAAGGGAAGAACATGGCACTTTTCGAG GAGGAGATGGACAGCAACCCCATGGTGTCCTCACTGCTCAACAAGCTGGCCAACTACACCAACCTGAGCCAGGGCGTGGTGGAGCATGAGGAGGACGAGGAGAGCCGGCGGCGCGAGGCCAAG GCTCCGCGCATGGGCACCTTCATTGGCGTCTACCTGCCGTGCCTGCAGAACATCCTGGGCGTCATCCTCTTCCTGCGCCTGACGTGGATCGTGGGGGTGGCTGGTGTCCTGGAGTCCTTCCTCATCGTGGCCATGTGCTGCACCTGC ACAATGCTGACCGCCATTTCCATGAGTGCGATCGCTACCAACGGCGTGGTGCCAG CTGGCGGCTCCTACTACATGATATCGCGCTCGCTGGGACCCGAGTTCGGAGGCGCTGTCGGCCTCTGCTTCTACCTGGGCACGACGTTCGCAGGGGCCATGTATATTCTGGGGACCATCGAGATCCTTCTG ACATACATCTCCCCGGGTGCGGCCATCTTCCAGGCAGAGGCTGCGGGTGGCGAGGCGGCCGCCATGCTGCACAACATGCGTGTGTATGGCACGTGCACGCTGGTGCTCATGGCCCTGGTGGTCTTCGTGGGCGTCAAGTACGTCAACAAGCTGGCGCTGGTCTTCCTGGCCTGCGTCGTGCTGTCCATCCTGGCCATCTACGCCGGCGTCATCAAGTCTGCCTTCGACCCCCCGGACATCCC ggtctgcctcctggggaacCGCACGCTGTCTCGGCGCAGCTTTGGTGCCTGCGTCAAGGCCTACGTCACCGACAACAACTCAGCCGCCTCTGCACTCTGGGGCCTCTTCTGTAACGGCTCCCAGCCCGGCGCCACGTGTGACGAGTACTTCATCCAGAACAATGTCACCGAAATCCAGGGCATCCCGGGCGCGGCCAGCGGCGTCTTCCTGG AGAACCTGTGGAGTACGTACGCGCACGCAGGGGCGTTTGTGGAGAAGAAAGGTGTGCCCTCGGTGCCTGTGGCAGAGGAGAGCCGCGCCAGCACGCTGCCCTACGTGCTCACCGACATTGCGGCCTCCTTTACCCTCCTGGTTGGCATCTACTTCCCCTCCGTGACCG GTATCATGGCGGGTTCAAACCGGTCCGGGGACCTCAAGGATGCGCAGAAGTCCATCCCCAcggggaccatcctggccatagTGACCACGTCTTTCATCT ATCTCTCCTGCATTGTGCTGTTTGGGGCCTGCATCGAAGGTGTGGTCTTACGAGATAA GTTCGGGGAGGCCCTGCAGGGGAACCTGGTCATCGGCATGCTGGCCTGGCCCTCCCCCTGGGTCATCGTCATCGGCTCCTTCTTCTCCACCTGCGGCGCCGGCCTGCAGAGCCTCACGGGGGCACCGCGCCTGCTGCAGGCCATTGCCCGTGATGGCATCATCCCCTTCCTGCGG GTGTTTGGCCACGGGAAGGCCAACGGGGAGCCCACGTGGGCGTTGTTGCTGACGGTCCTCATCTGTGAGACTGGCATCCTTATTGCCTCCCTGGACAGCGTGGCCCCGATCCTCTCCAT GTTCTTCCTCATGTGCTACCTGTTCGTGAACCTGGCCTGCGCCGTGCAGACCCTGCTACGTACCCCCAACTGGCGTCCACGCTTCAAGTTCTACCACTG GACCCTGTCCTTCCTGGGCATGAGCCTGTGCCTGGCACTGATGTTCATCTGCTCCTGGTACTATGCGCTGTCCGCCATGCTCATCGCTGGCTGCATCTACAAGTACATCGAGTACCGCGG TGCCGAGAAGGAGTGGGGCGACGGCATCCGCGGCCTGTCCCTGAACGCTGCCCGCTATGCCCTGCTGCGTGTGGAGCACGGGCCTCCCCACACCAAGAACTGGAG gccccaggtgctggtgatgCTGAACCTGGACGCAGAGCAGGCTGTGAAGCACCCCCGCCTGCTGTCCTTCACATCTCAGCTGAAGGCCGGCAAGGGCCTGACCATCGTGGGCTCGGTGCTGGAGGGGACGTACCTGGACAAGCACACAGAGGCACAGCGGGCCgaggag AACATTCGGTCCCTGATGAGTGCAGAGAAGGCCAAGGGTTTCTGCCAGCTGGTGGTCTCGTCCAGCCTGCGGGACGGCATGTCCCACCTGATCCAGTCGGCCGGCCTGGGCGGCCTGAAGCACAACACAGTGCTCATGGCCTGGCCTGCGTCCTGGAAGCAGGAGGACAACCCCTTCTCCTGGAAGAACTTCGTGG ACACCGTCCGCGACACCACCACCGCGCACCAGGCTCTGCTGGTGGCCAAGAACGTCGACTCGTTTCCGCAAAACCAGGAGCGCTTCAGCGGGGGCTGCATCGACGTGTGGTGGATCGTGCACGACGGCGGCATGCTCATGCTGCTGCCCTTCCTGCTGCGCCAGCACAAG GTGTGGAGGAAGTGCCGGATGCGCATCTTCACCGTGGCCCAGGTGGACGACAACAGCATCCAGATGAAGAAAGACCTGCAGATGTTCCTGTACCACCTGCGCATCAGCGCcgaggtggaggtggtggagaTG GTTGAAAACGACATTTCTGCTTTCACCTACGAGAGGACACTCATGATGGAGCAGAGGTCACAGATGCTGAAGCAGATGCAGCTGTCCAAGAACGAGCGGGAGCGAGAG gcccagctgatcCACGACAGGAACAGTGCGTCCCACACCGCAGCAGCGGCCAGGACCCAAGCGCCGCCTACGCCAGACAAGGTGCAGATGACCTGGACCAGGGAGAAGCTGATTGCCGAGAAGTACAGGAACAGAGACACCAGCCTGTCTGGGTTCAAAGACCTCTTCAGCATGAAGCC GGACCAGTCCAATGTCAGGCGGATGCACACGGCTGTGAAGCTCAATGGCGTCGTCCTCAACAAGTCCCAGGACGCACAACTGGTCCTGCTCAACATGCCAGGGCCCCCCAAAAACCGGCAGGGAGACGAGAACT ACATGGAGTTTCTTGAGGTCCTGACCGAGGGGCTGAACAGAGTCCTCCTGGTCAGGGGTGGCGGCCGGGAGGTGATCACCATCTACTCCTAA